The Lolium rigidum isolate FL_2022 chromosome 1, APGP_CSIRO_Lrig_0.1, whole genome shotgun sequence region ATGTGTGTATATACCTCTATGACAATCAGAAGATGTTGATGAAACCGGGAAAAACACAGCTAGAGCGACAAGAAGTTTGAGCGGCAACATCGAGATTTTGATTCATTTGAGGAAGTTGATCTTGTGTCGTGGGGGCATGGAGAATTTCCTTGACGCCGGACGCAAAGCGTGTTGGGCGTTCAACTGGGGTAAAATCTTGTGGTCTGCAGTCTTCAAAACCTCGGTGGGACTGTCCTGGTTTGATCCTCCTATAGTAGTAATAAATTTTATTATTCAGCGATCGTAGAATGTCATCTAGTTTGACGAAACAATATTGGCATGATTTTGTTATGTGTGTCCCTAGTCAGCACGAATGGGCTTTTCGCTAGTTGATCCGGTTCTTGAGTAGGCTTGGCCCTTTTGtatttggtttcatttggtttaTGAAATTAACCGTGCAACACATCCATTCCTAACTGGAGGAAACaaccaaagcttttgcctcgcttACAGAAAGAATAATAGAAGATGAGAGAActaacaaacatttagtaaaatagTTGTGTGAGAATTGACAAACATGTAAATATTATAAATACCCATTTTTCTAGCTTGATCTAGCAGTAGACCTTGGATAGTGTATATTAGGAGTCTTCGTGCATAATTTAGACTGATTTCGCAAGAATTCTCTGAAATTCGATAATTAACCAGATACACGACTTTTCATTTTCCATTTATGCTGGTGGTTTAACTTGAGCCGTTGAAATCTCCATCGGACCGTCGACGGGGCGTACAGTTGATCAGCCAGTCCCTTCTATCCCCCAGCCACCCAAACCCCATCGCCAGAACGGCGCCAAGAAAACCAGCCACCATCCGGCGACGCCATGAAGCACCTTCTCCTAGCTTCCCCGCTCCCTCTCCTCGCCCACGGCTCCGCCTCCAAGCCCGCCCTCCTCCACATCCGCCACCGCCGCTGCCACGTCCCCAGCGCCGCACCCGATGGCAACTCCGGCGaaacctccacggccgcgtccgagCCCTCCACGGACACCCAGCCCAAGCCACCCTCCAGCTCCAACCCCAGCAGCGTCAAGAACCGTCTCGCCGCCAGGAACCAGGCCCGCCGGGCCCCCGAGATGGTGTACCTGCCCCCGGTGGAGGTGAGGATGATGCGGGGCAAGACGAAGCCGAAGGCctccgaggcggcggcgccgaggaGGGAGAAGCAGCGGAAGAAGAAGGGGTGGGACGAGATGAGCCTGGCCGAGAAGGCCGTGGAGCTGTACGTCGGCGAGAAGGGCGCGCTCTTCTGGCTCAACAAGTTCGCCTacgcctccatcttcatcatggcCGGCGCCTGGATCCTCTTCCGCTTCGTCGGGCCCCTCACCGGCCTCTACCAGCTCGACGCGCCGCCGCTGGCGCCCACCGACGTCTTGCGCGGCTCGTAGTGAGCCTGTGGAGTGTCCAGTACCTACCTAGATTTCTATAGTTAATTAGATAGTGCAGCGGACATGAATGGATCGAGGAACAGCAGGATTGATGAATGATTGCTGAGCTGCTCTTATGTGATTACGAACTTGCTGTAGATGGATGAATTTGTTCGTCTGCACATTTTTGGAGCTAAAGTTTTGATTTTTTGCTGGCAATCGTGGATGTAAGTACTGTTGCATTCTGAATTCCTAAATAATTAATTTACACACTGCAGCTCTGTTTCTTTTAATTTGGGGTTTCTTATTGGCATGTAAATTCGATGATCTGAATCTGATGCAACAATTCTGAAGTTGAAGATCACAATGTAAACAACAGATTTACAGGTTAACAATCATAATTACTAGCACACTCTTGTCAGTGATACTATCATATTACCATAATGCCATGTACAGATTCTGAATTCTTCAATGATACAATACAACATCCCTACACAATTCAGTGTGATCTACCTACTGAGTAGTGACTGATAAAACCATCGACCAGTTCAGTAATTCAGTTGGACCACGAGTTGATCACATCATCTACACAAAGAATTAGTTGGCTAACAGGTCAGGACTCCATCGAGAGCATCGAATCGATCACGACGATAAGGACTGTGCGACGGAGGAGGTGGTGAGGAGGCTGGAGAGGAGGCCGACGACGAGGGCGCTGTTGTACGTGGTGGCCTCGTTCTGCATCACGTTCTGCCGCTCGTCCACGAACGAGTCGTTCTTGAAGGGGCCTCCGACGAGCGCGCCCATGGCCACGTTCGGGTTGGCCTCCGCCGTGTTGAGCCACTCCTGGCCGCCGCACCCCGTGTCGACGTCCGCCGGGATCGACGCGCCCCGGTGGTGCACCCGCTGCGGGTAGCTGTCGCCGTACCCGACCAGGTAGCTCAGCTTCATCGGGTTCTCCCCCAGCACGTAGTTCGCCTGCCGTTGCCAAAATGTTCAGGTTCTGACATTCTGACTGAAAAGGGTGAAGATAGCAATTTCTCTGAAGAATGTCTGAACAGAGCACTGGTGTTACCTGGGACTGGGCGAAATTGCGCAGGTCGGCCGGCGCGAAGCTCTGCCCGCCGCAGCTGAGCTCCGTCTTCCCCGAGGTCAGCATGTAGTCGCTGTAaacggcggcgaggaaggcggaggcCACAGGGTGCTGGAGCAAGTTCCACTCGGCGACATACAGCAAACCCCCTTCAGTTCTGAACGCGGCAGTCTCAGAGTCCGGCAGGAGAATGCACATGACGGCATCGGCGGTCTGCTTGTACGACTCGAGGCCATTGTCCGTGGCAAGACCAGATCCCTGCGACGCAAAGAAGCTCGCCCTCGACAGGAGAACCTGCGTGCCCGGCCGCTTGTCGTCCCAGCTGAAGTACCTGGGGTTCCCGAGGTCGGCGAACTCCTCGCCGTTCTCGCCGGTGGCGTAGGCGAGGTAGCTGTTGTTCCCCGTGGCGTGGAAGAGCCAGCTGCTCGCCCAGAGTAGCTCGTCCTGGTACGTGGTGGAGTTGTAGTACTTGCTGAGCTCCGGGAAGGTGCGGGTGTAGGCGCCCCGGTGCCGGTCGGCGAAGGCGAAGAGCTGCTCGGCGTGCTCGAGGAGGGACGACGAGTAGGTGCCGTTGATGGACTTGTACACCAGCGACGCAGCAGCCATGGCAGCCGCCGTCTCGGCTGCCACGTCGCTGCCGGGGGACTTGGTGGTGATCTTGGTGAGCGGCCGCTTCTCGGACATGGTCTCCGGCCTCTCCCAGCACTTGTGGTCGGCTTCAGGGTCGCCTACCTGATGATCATCACACATGTTCCTCTTCAGATTTCAGAATTGGTTCTGGTAATTGCATAATCGCGTTTTTACTCGTTTTTGTCGTCTATATCAGTGCTGAACTAGTGTTCTGTCGAGCAAAGGATATTTGTGGCGCCATCTCTGAACAATGTTTGTGCAAACAAGGATACTAAAAACATTGAGCGCCAACCATCAGCAAAGGTCCCATGGTCTAGTGGTTAGGACACAAGACTCTGAATCTTGTAACCCGAGTTCAAGTCTCGGTGGGACCTCATTTTTTCTGCTTCTTATATCATTCTTTTTGCCTCGTCAAAAAATCAAGAACTCCAACATGACATGGCAAGAAACAAGAgaacagaaacaaaaaaaaaacatcaccaACCCAATATTTTGCCTCTCCACCTGATTGTTTTGACTTGTCCAAAAAGACAAAAAATCTAACATGACATACAAACAATAAGTAAGCTAACTGGAACATATTCAGCACGAATGGTCCCATGGTCTAGTGGTTAGGACACAAGACTCTGAATCTTGTAACCCGAGTTCAAGTCTCGGTGGGAcctaattttttttctctttttttttcttctgttcaAGTTTCTATATATTGTACAAACGTGGTCTTGCTGGTTTTTCTCATCTAGATCAGTGTTTTTGTCCttttcatattattttctcgtgctcAAGTTCCTATATATTGCACAAAAGTGGTTTTGCTAGTTTTATTGATCTAAGTCGGTGCTAAACTGACGTAAATATTCCATTGAGCAAAGTTTTAAGAAAAGTTTTAATTTAATTTGCAGTGCCATACCTGATTTTTTTTGTGCAAGAAAGTTCTTCTAGTTTTGCTCATCTAGGTCGGTGCTAAACTAGTGTTAATTATTCCAACTAGCAAGTTTTAATTTAATTATGGGTGCCATACCTGGATACTTTAGTGCAAGAAAGTTTGCATATGAATAAGTACCTGGGCATGAATCCCGTGGTGATTAGGACACAAGACTGAATTAGGTTTCAGTGGGACCTAATTCATAACCTTTTTTGTGAACTGCACaaactctgttttgctagtttttCTCCTCTAGATCGATGCTAAATTAGTGTTATCTATCCAtcagtaaggttttactttatttgGGGCACcatttatgaacatatttctacaAAAAGTGTATTTCCCTAATAGGTAGGAAGCAGTGATCCAAATATCACAAGTAGTCAAAAAATCAAGAACTCTAACAGCAAGAAGCAAGAGAACAGAAACATAAACATTCACCGGCCTAAGTTATTTTGCTTTTCCACCTTACTTTTGACTTGTCTAAAAATCAAAAAAACTCTAACTTGACTTGGAGAAATTAAGTAGAGTACCAGGAAAATTTTCAGCACGAATGGTCCCATGGTCTAGTGGTTAGGACACAAGACTCTGAATCTTGTAACCCGAGTTCAAGTCTCGGTGGGAcctgatttttctttttcttttttttctttgtccAAGTTTCTATATATTGCAGAAACGATGTTTTACTACTTTTGCTCAACTAGGTCAGTGGTAAACTAATGTTAATTATTCCATCAAGCAAAGTTTTAAGGGCAGTTTAAATTTAATCTGGGGTGCCATACCTGAATTTTGTGTGCAAGAAAGTTTGCTAGTTTTGCTCATCTAGATCAGTGGTAAATTAGTGTTAATTATTCCAACTAGCAAGTTTAAATTTAACTATGGGTGCCATACTTGAATACTTTTGTGCAACAAAGTTTTTACATGAATAAGTAACTGAGCATGAACACACAAATCACCATAGGTCCCGTGGTCTGGTGATTAGGACACAAGACTAAATTTTGTCTCGGTGGGACCTAATTCATAACCTTTTTTGTGAATTGCACAAACTCCGTTTCGCTCCTCTAGATCGGTGCTAAGCTAGTGTTATCTAGCCATCAGCaaagttttactttatttctgAACATATTTCTGCAAAAGGTTTACTTTCCTAATAGAAAGAAAGAAGTGTTACAAATATCACAAGCGGTCCCATGGTCTAGTGGTTAGGACACAAGACTCTGAATCTTGTAACCCGAGTTCAAGTCTCGGTGGGACCTTATTTTTTTTGagttttttctttcatttttcttcttgttcttcaaaTTTGTTTGCTGGTCTAAAAATCAAGAACTTCAAACGACGAACGTGATATGCGGTCAAATAAATAGTAAGGAAACTGCATTATTCATTTTTGCGTGATCCTCACCTGAATGTAGAGGACATCGGCGGAGGGGTGCGCGTTGAGGAGGTAATCCATGATCCAGCGCAGCGCGTCGAGGGCGGCGTCCCGCTGCTTGGCGGCCTGCATGGCGCCGCCGTACTCGAGGACGGACCACGACAGCATGGTGGCCGTGAAGGCCATGGGGAAGCCGAACTTGATGTGGTCGCCGGCGTCGTACATGCCCTTGGACAGGTCGAGCCCGGCCTCCTGCCCGTCGTCCACCGCCGAGTCGCCCCTCCACGGGATCTTGTTGTTCACCAGCTTCCCGGCTGATAATTGAACCGATCGTCAGATGCCACGCGAATCGCAGAGATTAATCAATGCAGCGGAATGTGCGTGCGAGCGCGCGCGCGTGCGTACATTTCTGGACCTGGAAGAACTGGAGGGCGACGGCGAGCGCCTCGGCGTACTTGCGGTCGATGCCGCCGGGGACGACGGGGCCGCCGCCGTTCCTGtggcggaggaacacgacgacggCCGTGACGCCGAGCGCCACGAGCAGCAGCaccaggaggcagcagcagcaccgcACGCAGCGCTCCATTGCTGTCAATCGATCGATCCCTCCAAGCTTCTCTGGCGAGATAGTAATTTATTCCCTGCCTGTGCGCGGCCGATCGGTTGCAACCGCACGCGTCGCGAACTGATTAGCCGCGACGTCGGTCGAGGTAACCGACAGCGCGGGCGGGGGCGCAGACGTGCCGCCGGCGATGGGGAGGACAGAGACGCGCGCGCGTGGGTGGGGAGTTAGAGGCTGGCCATGACCGTCTCCCCATGATCAGTTGCTGACACCTGTGATCGGTCCTTTTTATGGGCGCAGTTTTCCAGGTTGCCACATAGATAAATGCAGGCTGCAGGCGCGCACAATGTACATCGTCTGTCTCCCTGCCAAATGGAAAATGGTATCCGTTGCAGAGATTGTTCGTGGGTCGTAAGACTAGTTGTGTCCTGTTTTATGTCCTTGGATGCACACGGACTGGTTCAAAATATGGGTTCCAGGGTCCAGGGAGATGCTGCTAGTTGGGAGTGAAATGCATGCTCGGTCCCTAAACTCGTTGGCCATGTCCAGAACAGTCCCTAAACTCGCAGAACACACCGGCACAGTCGCCGTTCTCGTTATGTCACCCTATCCGCTGACATGGCAATTGTTTGGCCACTAGCACACCGTCTGTGCCATGTCAGTTATTGATTCTCACCGCCGCAAATTGCAGTCGTACTCCCACCTTCCATGTTTCCGCTGATCGCGCGGAGACACGCACGAACGGCGACGGCGGCATGGGAAGAAACCGATCAGTGCATAGCCGGCGGATAATATTTCTACGGCCTTGTTTGATACTAGAGTTTCTGTGAGGATTGGTGTGGATAATATTCTAGAGTATTGTGTGATCCTCTACCGTCACCTAATTCCTGCAAAACCCCATCCCTAATCTACAAGTAGAGTATTGGGAATTGAAAAAAAATACTTtggaagaagtgagcctagctcacttggttagggaagtggatatacaacccagccacccaggttcaaatcTTCAGGGAtgcgaatttgggttcttattattttaaaaaaaaatcactgtaggggttTTCCCtgccgtattcctttcaaaaaaaaatactttgGGAAAAAGTGGAGATTAAATTCGTTCaatactctagtaccaaacaaaatTTTAAGAACAAGTGAGGATTTAAAATTTGGTGGGAATTATTCCCACTATCCTCACAAAAAGTCTAGTACCAAACAAAACCTAAGTGAGAATCAGTTTTTAGCTTAGCATATTACAAGGTTAATGAAAATAgagtgggggcagctgccccccttgACTATAGGCTGGATCCGTCCATGGGCGGAAGAGGTAGAGCAGATACAGTATCTTCAGAGGCAGGTGACCACGTTGTTGGCGCGTATTATCTCGCGCACGCTGCAGATGGAGCCATCACGGCCTTGTCGGCGGCCGGAAATAGTACATCGCGTATGCTGTAAATTAGTTTACAGTGGTCACACCCAGCATCATTCAGCTGAACAAAATAAAAAACCGAAAGTTCAGAGCATAAACAATGACAAGAAGGTTACTATTAAACGAATGTATTTCTCTAGGTCATAACCACTGTCGTAGCTATGCACAACTCGGGGGGGGCGGTGAAGGCTTTGTTTACATGGCGTGTAGTAGATTTATTTTTAGCATTTTTCCCCTTCAGATCATGAAGTTTTGTGGTTTGCACCCTCCCCAATATTTtagcaagctccgccactggtcaTAAGGCTAACTTTTAaacaactagatgataccccgcgcgttgcggcgggattCGAAGGTCAAAAATATTTGAAAAACAAATAAGAAATATTTTAAAACAGTTAATTTACCACACCTTCAAAATAAACCAATTTTATGATATCAATAAATTCATGATCGATGAGAACATGTCAAAAATTGTAAGCGGAGTATAAAACAACTCATTACAATTGAAAGGTACTTGTACACATCAAGTAAGAATAGTACCACATTGGATGTTAAAAGTGTTTGTAATACTATATCGGCTGCAATATTTTACACAATGGTTGGTCAATTTGTTTCAACCATTTTGAAAAGACACACGTACGATTCGATTGCAGTTAACATAATATAAATTTCAAGACACGGGGAAGTAGTTTGTCCAAAGCTAATTGTTTATGTGTATCCTTACAACTAGTATGTATGATATGAAGGCTGACAGtaaaaaaaaataacaaatttgcAAACAAAAAATAGTTAGACTGAAGCAATTCTACATTAATCAAAGGTAGACAATTTATAACGATAATTACATGGGAACCTGTTACATATTCTATAATTTTAGATTTCGAAATTTCAAATGACTTCCACgtttttgaaagaaagagaagcaCGTCTAGAGGAAGATATGTCAGGGAGGGAAGCACGAGTGATAAAGGTACGGGGCTTGGAAGAAAAAAAACTCTATAAACCATACCAAAAGAATAACCTGAATGTATAGATATTGGTGAGTTACAATAATAGAAACAGCGGATGGGTAGGTAGATGCTCACCGAGCGATTTATCTGATCTAGTGCTAGCTCTTGCCACTTGGGCACATCCATCATCTTCAGTTTTCGGCAACATCTAATGAAACATTGAGCATTAGAATTCTGTAGATaaatcgaaacaaatattaataaGACATGTTAGAGCAATAATCTATGTCCAAAATTAATCAACTTAAGCTGCAGCAGCACCAATCATTCACCAATTAGGAGCGATAATTGAGAAAAAATGAGTTCAGGCATCCACTTACCTCATGTATATTAAGGAAGGTCAGGGCCAAGGATTTAAAGGGACGACATAGTAGAAGCTATCTAGGAGGTCTTGCACAAATATATGCCAGATCTGATTCCCCGGCCAGGTTGAGGATTCTGAAAGCTATCCATCTTTGCAAACAGACATACGTAAATTGCAAAGAAACAACTAAATTGTTGTGGTCTGTAGCCAATAATATGTTCAAACATATGCATCTCACGGAAGGTAACCAATAAATTAGTATAACATTATTACTAAAATAAAAAGTGCATGCGCTCTTGACGGAAGGTAACCAATAAATTAGTATAGCATGATTGGAAAAATAGGAAGTGCATGCGCTAAGGCAATCAACGGAAATTTGAGAGGAAGTTAGAGGATGCGTACCAACCGAATAAGGCGTTATGTATTGTGGATGATTATCAGCAGATGGAGGAGCCAATCAACGGAAATTAACACCCATCGACCAGATGGAGGAGAATTTCTTTTGTAGGACGAACGACCGTGGAGCCGTGGAGCGTTAGGAAGCGGGCCAACCTAGACCATGCCATGTCGGTCCAAAGCGGGCTAAGTCCAGACAATCTCTCGTTTGGAAGCGGTCCAAGATGAAAGAATTTGCTGCAGTCCACGCCCTCGTACGCGAGGAAAGTGTGCGGGAGTGCTGCCAGTAATTGGggtgacgtggctcgctgtgaAACCAGCAAAATGGAGCCatttattaagaaagagaagatgacATCAACCAAGATCATCATGTAATGGAACATATAGCATCCCATGTTCACCTGCACAAATAGCCTCTTCAATCGAGGGCTCCGGCAGGTCATTACGAAAGTGAAAATGTGGCTCATATTGAGCAGAAGTTCACTCTTATTCTGCAATTTCCACATGAAGAAATTTCTGGCTATTGATCTGGCATGAGCCTTGGTGGACAATCTCTGCAAGGTG contains the following coding sequences:
- the LOC124684022 gene encoding uncharacterized protein LOC124684022, yielding MKHLLLASPLPLLAHGSASKPALLHIRHRRCHVPSAAPDGNSGETSTAASEPSTDTQPKPPSSSNPSSVKNRLAARNQARRAPEMVYLPPVEVRMMRGKTKPKASEAAAPRREKQRKKKGWDEMSLAEKAVELYVGEKGALFWLNKFAYASIFIMAGAWILFRFVGPLTGLYQLDAPPLAPTDVLRGS
- the LOC124684023 gene encoding endoglucanase 18-like; translated protein: MERCVRCCCCLLVLLLVALGVTAVVVFLRHRNGGGPVVPGGIDRKYAEALAVALQFFQVQKSGKLVNNKIPWRGDSAVDDGQEAGLDLSKGMYDAGDHIKFGFPMAFTATMLSWSVLEYGGAMQAAKQRDAALDALRWIMDYLLNAHPSADVLYIQVGDPEADHKCWERPETMSEKRPLTKITTKSPGSDVAAETAAAMAAASLVYKSINGTYSSSLLEHAEQLFAFADRHRGAYTRTFPELSKYYNSTTYQDELLWASSWLFHATGNNSYLAYATGENGEEFADLGNPRYFSWDDKRPGTQVLLSRASFFASQGSGLATDNGLESYKQTADAVMCILLPDSETAAFRTEGGLLYVAEWNLLQHPVASAFLAAVYSDYMLTSGKTELSCGGQSFAPADLRNFAQSQANYVLGENPMKLSYLVGYGDSYPQRVHHRGASIPADVDTGCGGQEWLNTAEANPNVAMGALVGGPFKNDSFVDERQNVMQNEATTYNSALVVGLLSSLLTTSSVAQSLSS